In Perca fluviatilis chromosome 11, GENO_Pfluv_1.0, whole genome shotgun sequence, the following proteins share a genomic window:
- the usp14 gene encoding ubiquitin carboxyl-terminal hydrolase 14, whose amino-acid sequence MPVFTVNVKWGKEKFDAVELNTEEPPMVFKAQLFALTGVQPDRQKVMVKGGTLKDDEWGNIKLKNGMTLLMMGSAEALPEEPAVRPMFVEDMTEEQLASAMELPCGLTNLGNTCYMNATVQCLRSVPELKAALRRYTGALRSSGANAPSQYITAALRDLYETMDKTSSSLPPIILLQFLHMAFPQFAEKGDQGQYLQQDANECWLQMMRVLQQKLEPLEPETSMETESESGAASTKKNLIDQYFGVEFETAMKCTESEEEEPIKGKESQLQLSCFINQEVKYLATGLRLRLQEEITKMSPSLERNALYIKSSKLSRLPAYLTVQMVRFFYKEKESVNAKVLKDVKFPLMLDVYELCTSELQEKMLPIRSKFKEVEDKKLEEQQKKVVKTPSAAKVKYEAFSFPDDLGSNNSGYYDLQAVLTHQGRSSSSGHYVGWVKRKEDEWVKFDDDKVSLVSPEDILRLSGGGDWHIAYVLLYGPRRLEILEEEQ is encoded by the exons ATGCCGGTGTTTACAG tAAATGTGAAATGGGGCAAAGAGAAGTTTGATGCTGTTGAGCTGAACACTGAGGAACCACCCATGGTTTTCAAGGCTCAGCTCTTTGCCCTGACAGGAGttcagccagacagacagaaggtcATGGTGAAGGGAGGCACTCTGAAG GATGACGAATGGGGGAAcattaaactgaaaaat gGAATGACTCTGCTGATGATGGGCTCAGCAGAAGCCTTGCCTGAGGAGCCTGCTGTCCGGCCCATGTTTGTAGAGGACATGACTGAGGAGCAGCTGGCCTCAGCG ATGGAGCTGCCTTGTGGGCTGACAAACTTGGGCAACACCTGTTACATGAATGCCACAGTGCAGTGTCTGCGCTCTGTCCCAGAGCTCAAAGCTGCACTCAGAAG GTATACAGGTGCTCTGCGATCATCTGGGGCAAATGCACCATCACAATATATCACAGCAG CCCTTCGTGACTTGTATGAGACCATGGACAAGACTTCATCTAGCCTGCCACCCATCATTTTGCTGCAGTTCCTTCACATGGCCTTTCCACAGTTTGCTGAGAAAGGGGACCAGGGACAGTACCTCCAGCAG GATGCCAACGAGTGCTGGCTGCAGATGATGAGAGTGCTTCAGCAAAAATTGGAGCCACTAGAGCCAGAGACTTCCATGGAG ACTGAGTCTGAGAGCGGAGCTGCCTCTACAAAGAAGAACTTAATTGACCAGTATTTTGGCGTAGAATTTGAAACTGC TATGAAATGCACAGAgtctgaggaggaggagccAATCAAGGGCAAGGAAAGCCAGCTCCAGCTCAGCTGCTTCATCAACCAAGAAGTCAAATACCTTGCAACAGGACTAAGACTG AGACTGCAGGAAGAAATCACAAAAATGTCTCCATCCTTGGAAAGAAATGCCCTGTATATAAAATCT TCAAAACTCAGCCGTCTCCCTGCCTACTTGACTGTTCAAATGGTTAGATTTTTCTACAAAGAGAAGGAGTCTGTCAATGCAAAAGTCCTTAAG GATGTCAAGTTCCCTCTCATGCTCGATGTCTATGAGCTGTGCACTTCAGAGCTCCAGGAGAAAATGCTGCCGATCAGGTCAAAGTTCAAGGAGGTTGAGGACAAGAAGCTAGAGGAACAGCAGAAAAAG gTGGTGAAGACGCCAAGTGCAGCAAAAGTGAAATATGAGGCTTTCTCCTTCCCTGATG ACCTCGGTTCCAACAACAGTGGCTACTATGACCTGCAGGCtgtgctgacacaccaaggccGCTCTAGCTCCTCTGGTCACTATGTGGGCTGGGTCAAGAGGAAAGAAG ATGAGTGGGTCAAGTTTGATGACGACAAGGTGAGTCTGGTGTCTCCAGAGGATATCCTGCGACTGTCTGGTGGCGGGGACTGGCATATAGCATACGTTCTACTGTACGGCCCCCGGCGGCTGGAAATACTTGAAGAGGAACAGTAG